One window of the Salvia splendens isolate huo1 chromosome 1, SspV2, whole genome shotgun sequence genome contains the following:
- the LOC121793896 gene encoding probable protein phosphatase 2C 35, which produces MPKFFSGLSPINWCSKRTPGFLKFRWKMGCIQTKCCRKYAVSSDGDNKEETGIYPGHNPHVIANPFLSVVDVPSHNLRLSYSVISQRGYYPETPDKENQDSYCVRNNIQGNPNVHFFGVFDGHGLCGTQCSNFVRDRLIEILSNDAALLDDPVRAYSNAFIATNEELHHSEFDDSMSGTTAITALVVGDKLYVANAGDSRAVLAVREGDQVVSQDLSYDQTPFRKDECERVKLCGARVLSVDQVEGLKDPSIQSWGDEETDGSDPPRLWVQNGMYPGTAFTRSVGDNIAEKIGVIADPEVATIQLTSSSHPFFVVASDGVFEFLSSQTVVDMVNKYVDPREACSAIAGESYKLWLENESRTDDITMIIVHIKDFNTDL; this is translated from the exons ATGCCTAAGTTTTTCTCAGGGCTTTCGCCCATCAATTGGTGTAGTAAGCGCACTCCTGGGTTCTTGAAATTCCGGTGGAAAATGGGTTGTATTCAGACGAAATGCTGCCGGAAATACGCGGTTTCGTCTGATGGAGATAACAAGGAGGAAACCGGCATCTATCCCGGTCATAATCCTCATGTTATTGCGAATCCTTTTCTTAGTGTTGTTGATGTTCCTTCTCATAATCTGAGGTTATCTTACTCTGTGATTAGCCAGCGTGGTTATTACCCTGAAACCCCTGATAAGGAAAACCAAGATAGCTATTGTGTGAGAAATAATATTCAGGGTAACCCCAATGTGCACTTCTTTGGTGTGTTTGATGGTCATGGTTTGTGTGGCACGCAGTGCTCGAATTTCGTTAGGGATAGGCTCATTGAGATCTTGTCGAATGATGCTGCATTGTTAGATGATCCGGTTAGGGCTTATAGCAATGCGTTTATAGCAACGAATGAGGAGCTTCACCATAGTGAGTTTGATGATTCCATGAGTGGCACTACGGCCATTACTGCTCTAGTGGTTGGGGATAAGCTGTATGTGGCGAATGCGGGGGACTCGAGGGCTGTTTTGGCTGTCAGGGAAGGGGATCAGGTTGTTTCCCAGGATTTGTCGTATGACCAGACTCCGTTTAGGAAGGATGAATGTGAGAGGGTGAAGCTCTGTGGGGCTAGGGTTTTGAGTGTTGATCAGGTGGAAGGGCTTAAGGATCCTAGTATTCAGTCCTGGGGAGATGAGGAGACCGATGGCAGTGATCCTCCGAGGTTGTGGGTACAGAATGGCATGTATCCTGGGACTGCATTCACACGGAGTGTTGGTGATAACATAGCGGAGAAGATAGGTGTCATTGCTGATCCAGAGGTTGCTACAATACAGCTTACATCTTCTAGCCATCCTTTCTTCGTTGTTGCAAGTGATGGAGTTTTTGAATTCCTATCCAGCCAGACAGTTGTTGACATG GTTAACAAATATGTGGATCCCAGAGAAGCTTGCTCTGCCATAGCCGGTGAATCGTACAAGTTGTGGTTAGAGAATGAAAGTCGGACGGATGATATTACGATGATCATTGTACACATTAAAGACTTCAATACTGATTTATAA